The DNA window ATAAACCAAATCCTGGTGAAGAAAATCTTAGAAAGGGAAAAATTCAGAGAAATAAATGAGTATGCACCTGGAAACAAGAGAAAAATGGATGTTTGAAAGAAAAAACTTGATAAAAAATGTGATAATTAAATGTGCGTGCAATTTAATCAAGCTAGTCCAAAAGTTATAAATACATTCATTGTTGGACAAATTTTGAATGCTTGAAATAATTTATTAATAAAGGCACATAATCCTACTCCTACGAGCACGCGCATCCAAAAATCTGAGCGGGCTAATTTTAATATTGATAAAATTATCACAGACGCCTCACTCCACTGAAATAATAGCCTCACTCCACTGAAATAATAGCGCTTGTTAAATTCTAAAATTATTCTACAAAAATACAAGGAAATAGCACGGAAGAAGTTCATTCAAATTTACATGACCGTTGACTGAAAGGTTTTTCCGGCACAAATGCAGTAATTTTGTCAAACGAGTCCTTGTTCCCCCTTAGATTTTTTCGAGAGAATCCTAGAATGTTTCCATACGACAGGACTTAACCGAGCTTACAAGCACCACCGGCCGTACAAACATACGTATACACTAGCTCCTCTACACATCTACAGACACGTAGAATATACGCCGTATCTACACGTGGACGAAGGGAGCGCCGGTGAGGTACTCGGTGGCCGCGAGCGCGACGAGCCCCAGCATGGCGAGGCGGCCGTTCCAGAGCTCGGCGTCGGCGGTCATGAAGCCGCCGCTCCGGGCCTCAGCGCTCTCCCCCTGGAGCAGCGGCGCCAGCGACGCCGCGGACAGCACGACGGCGGTGTACGCGAACCACGTGAGCCCCGCGCCGTTGCCGGCCTGCGCGAGGAGGCCGTCCCCTCGGGCCGCCTCGACGGCGAGCGCGGACACGAAGCCCACCATGGCGAGGCGCCCGTTGATCCGCTCCGGCGCCGGCCCGCTGAACGCCAGCGCGTCCCAGATCCCCGGGCTCGCCGGCTTGGGCGTGGCGGCCGCGCTGATTGTCTCAGCATCCTTGGGCTTGGCGGCCTTGCAGACGAGCGGCgcgcgccggcgcggcgcgAGCCCAGCCGCCGGAAGCCGGGTGGGGAAGCTGCCGGCGCGCGCGCCGGTGGCGGCGAAGGCGAGGGAGCTCGCGGCGGAGGCCATCACCGTGGTCGCCATGGGAAATGATGTCCTGGGCGCAGTGAACACGGATCGATGGCTTTGTTTGTTGAAGCTGTGAGACTGTGAGCCTGTGACTCGCTTCTGCTGCTGTTGTGCTGTGCTATGGCTGGTTGGGGGCGTGGTGGCGGCTttattgttggaatatttgggcctagtccatgtaaatccaaataattcctgtaaaatctcaaaggcccattagtgcataggtgcatagcaacaagttagtcccaccttgctagtggaggtggagggaacctaacttaaatagttggatgctctccatgctcttgcaagtgtgggtgagaggaagaaggaagaacacgcgcgcgctcgctcgcctcgccttgCTCGGGCTTCGGGCGCGCGCATgcgacgtgcgcgtgaatggtccgccaaaatccggGTCCAACCCTTGCGGGCATGCAGCTTCTTTTTGCCGATCCGGAATCGGCTCTCCAGTCGGCTTCCTTTcttttgccactttgaatctgttacggatttcacgcgcgGATTTTTGGGACTCGTAACCGACTAGGTTTTGGGACGCCAAAACCCTAGCAGTTCTCCTAATAAATACGCGCGGGTGCCAGCACAGATAAGATAACAACGTAGAGAAAAACCTACAACGGATTTCACGCGCGGATTTTTGGGACTCATAACCGACTAGGTTTTGGGACGCCAAAACCCTAGCAGTTCTAATAAATACGCGCGGGTGCCGGCACAGATAAGATAACAACGTAGAGAAAACCTACAACGCACAATACGCCTCAACCCACCTGTTGCGTCGCCGTGTACactacttcatcccgttcgtcggcgtgcaccggcgatcgggagagcaggtctccggaacctcgccctcagcgatcctgcaccgggagagggcgaataaggtttttgggaagcgctctgcgcgactgctcgaacgcttccacatcggCTCTACAtcctcgtcgccacggctcgtctacctcctcgacagtggggcgcgactcggcgtcgtcaagcgcgcggaggtgctgatcatcGACGTCGTCATCTTTGCCTCGTTATTCCAGTCACGCAAGACACGTACGACTTTCTGTTCCTAACTATGcttttcatacctagtatgatttggttagggttgatattgctgctgcaatattttatcttctATCATGTTATGAGCATGTTAAGATCTATTCGTTTTCTGTACGCAATTTTCATcgtggtcatgatttatcttcggattaatttaaaactgaaactcctaatttttccaacaatccaaaaaccttattatAGGAATTTCAGTTTCATGGCTGGATTTGTTGATGCTCTGAGGCCCGAGAAATTCTCTGGCGAGCACTTCAAGAGATGGCAAACGAGAGTGATTCTGTGGCTCTCCGCCATGAACGTGCTGTGGGTGTCCAAGGGCAAACCTGAGGGGCCTCTTACCCCTGATCAGGAGAAGGCCTTTACCGAGGCCAACACACTTTTTGTGGGCGCTGTGATCGGTACACTTGTAGATCGCCTACAAGATGTGTACCTTCATCACACAAACGCTAAAAAGTTGTGGGACGCCCTGGAAGCCGATTATGGCGGCACAGATGCTGGTGCTGAGCTGTACATCATGGAGCAGTACCATGACTACAAGATGACCGATGGGAAATCTGTAGTCGTGCAGGCTCATGAGATACAGTGCGTGGCCAAAGAGCTTgagcacctcaagatcaacctacccgacaagtttgtggctggTGGCATTATTGCCAAGCTACCTCCTTCATGGAGGGATTTTGCCACTACTCTCAAACACAAGAGGATGGAGATATCAGTGTCTGATCTGATAGCatctcttgatgttgaggagaaagcTCGGGCCAAGGATGGGCGATCTAAGGCTACCGAGGGCCAGACTAGTGTCAACATGGTGCAAAAGTCTCATGGcaaaggcaagggcaagggaaagaaaACCAAGCCGCAGCCCACAACtactttcaagaagaagaaattcaaGAAAGGTCAAGGCTGTTTTGTGTGTGGATCTACTGATCATTGGGCAAAGAAGTGCCCACACCGCAAAGGAAGGAAGCCTTCACCTGAGCAGAAGACTGTGAACACGGTCACCGTGGCTGgagtggaaaccagtgggtatAATTCTATACCTTCGGTTTTTTCAGTGTTTCAATCTACTAGTTGGTGGCTTGATACTGGTGCAAATGTTCATGTGTGTTCTGATGCTACCTTattttcttcttaccagaccgctcgggattctaccgtgatgatgggcaatgggtcgcatgctactgttcatggtgttggcacggtcgatctgaaacttacttcgggaaagatcgtgcagctgaagaacgtgcagcatgtccctacTATCGGCAAGAATCTAGTTAGTGGATCCCTTCTGTGTAGGGATGGTTTTAAAGTAGTgattgagtccaataaatttgTCGTGTCTAAGTGTGGACAATTTATCGGTAAAGGCTATGAGTGCGGAGGCTTGTTCCGATTTTCAGTCTCAGATTACTGCAATAAGTCTGTGAACTTTATTTCAGATGGAATAAATGAGAGCGATGCATCTGTTTGGCACTCGCGTTTATGTCATCTGAATTTTGGCTCTATGTTTCGACTTTCCACCATGAGTTTAATTCCGAATTTTTCCATAGTtaaaggttctaagtgccatagttgtgtgcaatctaagcaacctcgaaaacctcacaaggtagcagaggagagacatttggcacctctagaactcgtccattcagatatctgtgagatgaatggcgtgttaacagaaggtggaaaaagatatttcatgaccttgattgacgatgcaactagattttgctatgtgtaCTTGCTGAAAACAAAAGATGAGGCTCTTAActgctttaaaatctataaggctgaagtagaaacccaacttgagaaaaagatcaaaCGACTTAGGTCCGATCGAGGAGGTGAATATTTCTCTAATGATTTTGACTTATTCTGTGCGGAACATGGCATTATTCAcgagaggacgcctccctattcacccgaATCAAACGGGGTTACCGAAAGGAAGAATCGCACGTTGTCTGACTTGGTTAACACCATGTTAGACACCGCTGGATTATCTAAGGCATGGTGGGGGAGGcagtattgactgcatgtcatgtcctgaatagagttcccatgaagaataaggaaaagactccttacgaggagtggattgggagaagaccttcactctcttacttgcgcacttggggttgtttggccaaggtgaatgtgccaatcaacaagaagcgcaagttgggacctaaaactgtggattgtgtCTTTTTGGGTTATGCACATCATAGCGTTGCTTATAGATTTCTAGTAGTTAAATCTGAGGTGCCTGATATGCTTGTAAATTCTCTGCTTGAGTCTCGTGATGCAACTTTCTTTGAGAATATTTTTCCTATGAAAGCCACGCATGCTATATGTTCATTACCTCTAAATGAAACAGTGAATACAACTCCTGAATCTGTTGATTTTTCTGAGCATGATGAACACACACTTGAATCAAATCATGAGGAGATTCACAGTGATGCTCCTAGGAGGAGCAAGAGACAAAAGACTAtgaagtcttttggtgatgatttcactgTATATCTCATAGATGATTCTCCCAAAACAATTTTTGAGGCATTCTCATCTCCTGATGcggatgattggaaagaagctGTCCGTAGCGAGATGGACTCCATTCTCTCCAATGGAACTTGGGAGCTGGTCGAAAGACCGTACGGTTGCAAACCTGTgggttgcaagtgggtgttcaaaaGGAAACTTAAgcctgatggtactattgataagtacaaggctcgtcttgtggctaagggttacacccagaaagaaggcgaagatttctttgatactTACTCACCTGTTGCGAGATTGACCACTATTCGTGTCCTACTCTCCCTGGCTGCCTCGCATGGTCTTCTcatccatcagatggatgttaagacagCTTTCCTCAACGGAGAGCTGGAAGAGAAAATCTACATGACACAGCCTGATGGGTTTGTAGTACAGGGTCATGAGAACAAGGTGTGCAAGTTGTATAAATCTTTGTATGGCCTGAAGCAAGAacctaagcaatggcatgagaaattcaactcgacactcatatcagcaggctttagtgtcaatgaggctgatcgatgtgtgtattaccgctatggtgggggtcaaggagttatattgtgtttgtatgtcgatgacatactgatctttggcactagtcttgatgtaatcaacgaggtcaagatattcttgtgtcaaaactttgatatgaaagatcttggtgaagctgatgttattctcaacatcaagctgatcaagggagagaatgggattactctttcgcaatcccattatgtggagaaaatgttgaatcggtttggctataaggatagcaaatctagtccaactccctatgatccgagcttgatccttcgaaagaacaaaagaattggcagagaccaattgagatattcacagatgattggctcactcatgtatcttgcgagtgcaacgaggcctgacatctcttttgctgttagcaagttgagccggtttactagtaatccgggagatgatcattggcgtgCGCTTGAGCGCGTAATGCACTACTTGGTGGGTACTGTGGAATACGGGATTCACTATTCCGGTTTTCCTGCAGTACTGGAAGGATACAGTGATGCTAATTGGATATCGGATCTAGATGAGCTGTATGCCACTAGTGGATACGTCTTCACTCTTGGCGGTGCTGCTGTTTCATGGAAATCATGCAAACAGACGATCCTGACGAGATCTactatggaagcagaactcacagcactagatacagctacagtggaagccgattggcttcgtgagctcttgatggacttacctattgtcgagaaaccattgccggcaataatcatgaactgtgacaatcaaactgTGATTGTCAAGGTAGACAGTTCAAAGGACAATATGAAGTCTTCAAGACATATCAAGAGACGGTTAAAATCCGTCAGAAaaatgagaaactccggagttatcaCTGTAGGTTATGTCCACACTGAGAAAAATCTGGCTGATCCGTTTACCAAGGGGCTGTCACGtaatgtgatagacaatgcatccaAGGAGATGGGTCTGAGACCTGTATAAGCTATTCCCTAATGGTAACCcaacctatgtgatcggagatcccgtgaattaggatctgGGAAGAACAAGCTAGAGGTTAGCATGAGAGTAAACTTTTATACTCACTCGAGAAGGATGCAATACTCTCGATTACTGCATGGCAGGTTGGCATTGGCCTTAATGTATTCTGTTGgctttaattagcaaagacGTTATCCTGCAGAACGTTCTTGAAAGAATACACCTATGTGAGCCCGACTGTTGGACGGTCGCAGTCTGCGAGAATCAGGTGATCTCTATTAAGCTCATGAAGAGACCAAGGAGTACGACCGATATGCTCCAACCGTGAAGTAGCCTACTGGAGGTCAAGTATCAGTTTGACTGTAAGTGAAACTCATTTGcacaaaacttgcaattcaaggcCTAGTCCATTGTTCAAGTTGTGAATGAGTGTAGCTTGCtgttctagatggaagttcaacttaacagtctccatTGAAACACTGATATATCAAACAACAGTGGGTTGAGGCAAAGTCataatgagactttgagatctggtgggggattgttggaatatttgggcccatgtaaatccaaataattcctgtaaaatctcaaaggcccattagtgcataggtgcatggcaacaagttagtcccaccttgctagtggaggtggagggaacctaacttaaatagttggatgctctccatgctcttgcaagtgtggatgagaggaagaaggaagaacacacgcgcgcgctcgctcgcctcgcctcgccgggctcgggctcgggctcgggcttcgggcgaagggcgcgcgcacgcgacgtgcgcgtgaatggtccgccaaaatccggGTCCAACCCTTGCGGGCATGCAGCTTCTTTTTGCCGATCCGGAATCGGCTCTCCAGTCTCGGGTAAAAGGCTGTAGAAATCCCGGCGGCTTCCTTCcttttgccactttgaatctgttacggatttcacgcgcgGATTTTTGGGACTCGTAACCGACTAGGTTTTGGGACGCCAAAACCCTAGCAGTTCTTCTAATAAATACGCGCGGGTGCCGGCACAGATAAGATAACAACGTAGAGAAAAATCTACAACGCACAATACGCCTCAACCCACCTGTTGCGCCGCCGTGTACactacttcatcccgttcgtcggcgtgcaccggcgatcgggagagcaggtctccggaacctcgccctcagcgatcctgcaccgggagagggcgaataaggtttttgggaaacgctctgcgcgactgctcgaacgcttccacatcggCTCTGCAtcctcgtcgccacggctcgtctaCCTCCTCGACAGTGGGGCGCGAAtcggcgtcgtcaagcgcgcggaggtgctgatcatcGACGTCGTCATCTTTGCCTGGTTATTCCAGTCACGCAAGACACGTACGACTTTCTGTTCCTAACTATGCTTTTCATATCTAGTATGATTTGGTTAGGGTTGATATTGCTGCTGTAATATTTTATCTTCTATCATGTTATGAGCATGTTAAGATCTATCCGTTTTCTGTACGCAATTTTCATcgtggtcatgatttatcttcggattaatttaaaactgaaactcctAATTTTTCCAACATTTATAGGGGTAGGGGAGGCAGCCCTACGAGGTTGGTGGtcgcggcagcggcgcgggcCACGTCGGCGGGCGATTCACGGCCGCAGGTTGAGCGGAGGCACCAGCAGGGTGATGTGCGTTACGTGGACGCAGCCAGGTTCACAGCGGCCTGGGTGATTGCGTCGCCGTCGACGTGGACGGCCAGGCCGCCATGCACGCAGATGCAGAGTTGCAGAGGGAGAGGACGGCGCCGGGCGGGCTAGGTGGCTCGCTCCGTCTCCAAGGAAGTGGCGGAAGGTTCCAGAACGGCAGAACCACACACGGGCATACTGATACAGTCATGATCATTCGTGTACAAGGCGACATGGAAGGAGACGATCGATTTGTGGCGGGTAATTTGAGGTTTAAATTAGACGCGAGGCATTTGTCCTACTGATGAACTTGCCTCCTCTTTGTACACCTGGTTGACGAGAAAGACTTCCTTAGTTTTGTGCTCCTCGATCACCATTatttctgctgaggtagaacgtACTAGACCTGGAAATGACAAGAGTTTTATTTTACAGAAGATCGTGGAAGGTCGTATTGACCGACGAGTCAAAGTTACGAAAATTACAGGTCCTGATTTACACAAAATCGTATGTGTATTAGTAAAGACAAGCCTTCATTATTTTTATCAGAATGGGTTCATGGGGAAAAAATTAGGTGCTACCGCCTATCCTTAAGGTGATACCATGCTAAACAAGTTAGCACCTAAACCGTTGcatgaaaaataaaaataaaaatatagaTAGATAGAGCGTGCAAGTATATTATGCAAAATTTGAGGTTGAACAAAAACTTGTTCAAATACAAACAGAAAAGAGAAGTCAGCACTTGAATAGTTACATCATGCTGATCCGCAACCCAAGGTCATCCAAGAAACTTGTTCACAAGATTTGAGGAAGGCATCTCGATGTCAGATACACTATGTTGACGTACAAATTGCTCAATAAACAGAGGCCTTCTCCCAAGCCACAAGAGGATCATGATCATCAGCTGCATGCAACTGAGAAGGGGAACAAAGAAAGAACACCAAGAAAACTGACCTGCACATAGGAAGGAAGGTTCACAAGGATAAGACACGTGCCATGGTAAGAGGTGCTTGGGCAGTGAGGGCAGAGGAATCCACTGTAGCTCGGTGGTGAGCTCCGATCCGCTATGGCGCCCCGCAGAGGAAGCCTATGATTTTGAATCCTGTTGTCTTCCCTACCCTCACCATCGTTGGAGCCACAAGGGAGGATCCTCTCCGGCTTCATGTGCAGTGTGCGACCTCATCGGGCTGCACGATTGCTAGATTTGGAGGTTGAAGATTACTGGAGGTCAGCACCAGTGATGAGTACATGAGGGGGGAAGTGAGAGAGA is part of the Panicum hallii strain FIL2 chromosome 2, PHallii_v3.1, whole genome shotgun sequence genome and encodes:
- the LOC112883571 gene encoding low molecular mass early light-inducible protein HV90, chloroplastic-like — translated: MATTVMASAASSLAFAATGARAGSFPTRLPAAGLAPRRRAPLVCKAAKPKDAETISAAATPKPASPGIWDALAFSGPAPERINGRLAMVGFVSALAVEAARGDGLLAQAGNGAGLTWFAYTAVVLSAASLAPLLQGESAEARSGGFMTADAELWNGRLAMLGLVALAATEYLTGAPFVHV